One window of Magallana gigas chromosome 2, xbMagGiga1.1, whole genome shotgun sequence genomic DNA carries:
- the LOC105343430 gene encoding protein PRRC2C isoform X4 — MSTFSGIGGRGDKGSNKYKSLNINNIYQGKSVPTQKSTVQRQHGLQSLGKVASMRRMPPPANLPSLKSENSGNDPNINLVPTGGSGWGNKEKEQEKTTAPTGQPPSTQPSQATAAPSAQSTTKTTVAGSSATVTSSAAPSGTNSAPKSWSSVALGERGRPLGPHSPYQQEEFPTLKSSGEDKGKDGKKEEEGKDTQYGPGPSLRPQNVASWREGGGRGAMQQQQNKPDSPSSPTGPTSQGQTETQQNGPQTSSPVELPNQPPRPGSGPTPGGPITMGPPMGMPPQYRMMPPYMYGRFPPGYPPNYQGMPRPPYPYDQSRFRHPPPMPAQPRPPVGADSDDYKRAAIISEKDLKEFDNLRLDQEDEGWAGAQGEIDYSEKLVFSDDDDDDKDGKPRSRRGEKREKKDDYNDDEDGGKGERGPPMPREAWGGGPMPPQYRGRPPMGMDGRWQMPPFDYMRPPSRGPPYPQYGVPPPGPRAPGPYSHPQMTPPQPPQSPQSPGPSPSPNQTPKKNETKDEMEEEHWKEKRMQRTEEMSTAIQRARQRREDEEKKMENDRKAAAAEKLRLLDERSKKRDDRDVESDTKSEGRSEGGRSSRTPSESSEKDFKTHKEQHKHSEPGKSSRGSVPPRFLKQHSSEHPPTSSRQTGPGTPTSPQPHPTQMRPGQGPPPPWFWHPSMQMPPYAFGRPPVDMQGMPMYPPMRRRNDSHGSGNDGQDGEGRTEAYERDPRQFYHPMPPHLAQFDGRGPPPYFDQRMYPEYEKQMMDYERRQERDHDRREKDHRADRSFEEDLEYDTREPEKRAPRLQRDPFDDTPEDRYTPSPKELKKESRNEEKKEDKQSKEDLRDRMDHHYEERKERREDKSDNRRDDYSRKEKDYDSHSHSHSHKGYGNKEGRSKHPWPTDEGGRSYREKREYPNCPPPISAQQSQQNLPPRSNLITLKRPLSNTNDRKAEYLKEQSDAKSKSSNKDQQRDSKSGKENKTAEREERSKQREDQQKGNDQGEIDEVGKDKHQSKAKEDRREKEDSVGREDRPSAWDRPLRDDGKGEKRSDRNQPPLKKKREEYNADKSERRQPSSRAREFVRGRGGKVSRGSKSASTSTRGGRGGSRDGYPRGYDKRGDRGSYRTDRSKSFGGQWSDHVDELELEEEMQRRREKAEEVDYDGEEGSRSPEGAREQADSGRMRDQRERKSAPEPKPFSWENRAKSMDPKKEDSLERNKQLEDDKKTDDGQMSRKMSSEEKWESRNGRGSFQPRGEPSKRGRGGSSSMRGRGRGSLRESGDKGDRRNYSAPSKGGGSGRPGPRDGGEVSEKGPPRKDNRRQERYPPPPRFAQKRGGLNERGRGAERGRGRGRGRGGSAPPTTSLVKRPQLNKENSQEIPEGEEWETASESSDVLEKKETKNEGKDKDKRDSTGKKFSSQRPQNERQGRKGGQNGDWKSNGDVYQGRGAGKENGSKNGMSRGHQRDGPRKPYSSNKKDSNVYRVGEVVPDDPNAIQSAINNSLDQKNLYGRKADLSDVSKAAKMEEKKNALANIDINNYASVVVIDEVPEVTNDDPAFLFEQNDGFQEVTSKRTIRSKQKAQQEIELMKQKELSKKSVSKVVVKPKSAHAKVLSVEKQPRYKTSKLPPRLAKKKEQMEKERKENKGFEMKIENWDNELANNIPSHSDGLGITADQKGMMNTMSQVSTTQIPSSMTIQSSSMGSLVTAPLPVASAWGAKPHISYATATGSVEKPENHDSGVDVSDQPNSASSSTRSSPSAENKLKNEKTSSMTHHLRTQCKAIHPEDDKLSNAEKSSFGSPKPQRQPKITRSEKVSVKDTMEKPDGMKAIKKPESLKDKARNASAIEKPEPIQLPPSFSKVTMDESNEIKLDFIYDDDLATSFPDKSEQKTSTAEEGSPVTVSLSSGTGSDHNAGPASPAAQDLNSKIAAVKTFWESDQTTVFDVMPGTAGLGNTVATSETDLASAPSFHSFSSDNNLAGPDSSGLNIESVVMSVADDGSRGASKNLSPRMQDALTFNSSSMDASMDSKNGEQTNVKPQQLQSQLESDSLSNSAGSGGMLGVPTEDPSSSLQSMLSSQHPFVSFPIGTSQILQQETRLNQSNFGYGLSQQPPPMGQQSLFMTPSQESFPMSQLSAYNRNQPQQQQQQQQQQHAQFGQTPPQQNTIMVSSATSSLMSTSIKPPNQNTAYGTIPKNLATGSLQFGQQMNSTSLQPSQMSFIQYDPSTLFGNLTQPAQNVNNSQILNSHVVQQRVQPHQGTSSFYQQSQQPMQQSFFSNQPQSNNIQPMGNGNRKTGGEQLMFQACILSGALQQAAAAGPQFSMQTFGNQTNNPVATGLSLPLQASNPAAAVAQQALGLGHQTNVSKVSQFSHPLQQPSQTPVSPQSTPLKSPPQSTNFGVASSVQQSQGGSKFFGTNQLQNRAGNQRYNFTNNTVHNNINAAQFNPKINPSYGQHMQSGASVVRPQMLMNTANFRPNVPPSQGSFPNPIQRPGGQMPSNPRPPRPQGKTPAPPPPPQENNSKTGSAFKAQQAKERQGLLAHAQSFLNPQNKPSIKNLPAKAETAATEKKASPSPNGGEPDSKPATEVTQSGETSQ; from the exons ATGTCCACATTTTCTGGGATAGGAGGAAGAGGTGATAAGGGATCAAACAAATACAAATCgcttaatataaacaatatataccAAGGAAAGAGTGTACCAACACAGAAAAGCACAG TACAACGTCAGCATGGGTTGCAAAGTTTGGGTAAAGTGGCAAGCATGCGGCGTATGCCGCCCCCGGCTAATTTACCAAGTTTGAAAAGTGAAAATAGCGGAAACGATCCAAATATCAACTTAGTTCCAACAGGAGGTTCAG GATGGGGCAACAAGGAAAAGGAACAGGAGAAGACGACTGCACCAACAGGTCAGCCGCCATCGACGCAGCCATCGCAGGCTACTGCAGCGCCATCCGCACAATCTACAACAAAG ACAACTGTTGCTGGGAGCAGTGCAACAGTGACATCGTCAGCAGCACCTTCGGGGACAAACTCGGCACCGAAGTCCTGGAGCAGTGTAGCACTTGGAGAGAGGGGCAGGCCTCTTGGTCCACATTCACCTTACCAG CAGGAGGAATTTCCAACATTAAAATCATCAGGGGAAGACAAAGGAAAAGATGGCAAGAAAGAAGAAGAAGGAAAAGATACTCAGTATGGACCAGGGCCAAGTTTGCGACCACAAA ATGTCGCGAGTTGGAGAGAAGGAGGTGGACGTGGCGCCATGCAACAGCAGCAAAACAAGCCAGATTCACCATCATCACCAACAGGGCCTACGTCCCAAGGCCAGACAGAAACACAACAGAATGGCCCCCAGACCTCAAGTCCAGTGGAACTTCCCAACCAGCCTCCAAGGCCTGGTTCGGGCCCCACGCCTGGAGGGCCCATAACTATGGGCCCTCCAATGGGAATGCCACCTCAGTATCGGATGATGCCTCCTTAT atgTATGGCAGATTCCCTCCTGGCTACCCACCAAATTACCAAGGAATGCCAAGACCTCCTTATCCGTATGATCAAAG CAGGTTTCGGCATCCTCCTCCTATGCCAGCACAACCAAGACCCCCTGTTGGTGCTGATAGTGATGATTATAAAAGAGCTGCCATCATCTCAGAAAAAGATCTGAAAGAGTTTGATAACCTGAGACTTGATCAGGAAGATGAAGGATGGGCTGGTGCACAGGGTGAAATTGATTACTC TGAAAAGCTTGTCTTcagtgatgatgatgacgatgataaAGATGG CAAACCTCGATCTAGAAGAGGTGAAAAGAGAGAAAAGAAAGATGACTATAATGATGACGAGGATGGTGGCAAG GGAGAACGTGGCCCTCCAATGCCCCGAGAGGCCTGGGGAGGTGGACCTATGCCTCCACAATACAGAGGAAGACCTCCAATGGGAATGGATGGG AGATGGCAGATGCCTCCATTTGATTATATGAGACCCCCATCTAGAGGTCCTCCCTATCCTCAGTATGGAGTACCCCCTCCAGGTCCTCGTGCCCCAGGACCTTATTCTCATCCCCAGATGACCCCACCTCAACCCCCTCAAAGTCCCCAGAGTCCAGGACCCAGTCCAAGTCCAAACCAGACTCCTAAAAAGAATGAGACCAAGGATGAGATGGAGGAGGAGCACTGGAAAGAAAAACGCATGCAGAGAACAGAGGAAATGTCCACTGCAATTCAGAGAGCTCGCCAAAGACGCGAAGACGAGGAGAAAAAGATGGAGAATGATCGTAAAGCTGCAGCAGCAGAAAAATTAAGACTGTTGGACGAGCGAAGCAAGAAACGAGATGATAGG GATGTGGAGTCTGACACCAAGTCAGAAGGAAGATCAGAAGGTGGGAGATCTAGTCGAACTCCGTCAGAGAGTAGTGAGAAGGACTTCAAAACGCATAAAGAGCAACATAAACACTCAGAG CCTGGAAAAAGTTCAAGAGGATCTGTACCACCTAGATTTCTAAAGCAGCATTCTTCTGAGCATCCCCCTACATCATCTAGACAGACAGGCCCTGGTACCCCTACTTCACCACAACCTCACCCGACACAGATGAGACCTGGACAAGGACCACCCCCTCCCTGGTTTTGGCATCCTTCTATGCAGATGCCGCCATATGCATTTGGAAGACCTCCAGTTGACATGCAGG GAATGCCCATGTACCCACCAATGCGACGCAGGAATGACAGTCATGGGTCAGGAAACGATGGACAGGATGGAGAGGGAAGAACAGAAGCATATGAAAGAGACCCAAGACAGTTCTATCATCCCATGCCTCCACATCTCGCTCAATTTGATGGACGCGGTCCCCCACCTTACTTTGATCAAAGAATGTATCCAGAGTATGAAAAACAAATGATGGATTATGAGAGAAGGCAAGAGAGAGACCATGATCGACGGGAAAAGGATCACAGAGCAGATCGAAGCTTTGAAGAGGATCTCGAATATGATACTAGAGAACCTGAGAAAAGAGCACCAAGATTACAAAGGGATCCATTTGATGACACACCTGAGGACAGATACACACCATCACCAaa GGAGCTGAAGAAGGAAAGTagaaatgaagaaaagaaagaagACAAGCAGTCAAAAGAAGATCTAAGGGATAGAATGGATCACCATTATGAAGAGAGGAAAGAAAGGAGAGAAGATAAAAGTGATAACAGAAGAGACGACTACAGTAGGAAAGAAAAAGACTACGACTCTCACTCTCATTCTCATTCTCATAAAGGTTACGGCAACAAAGAAGGTCGTTCTAAACACCCATGGCCTACAGATGAAGGAGGCCGATCCTACAGAGAAA AGAGAGAGTATCCAAACTGCCCTCCACCAATTTCTGCTCAACAATCTCAACAGAACCTTCCACCAAGGTCCAACTTAATAACATTGAAAAGACCTTTATCTAATACCAACGACAGGAAAGCTGAATACTTAAAAGAACAGAGTGATGCCAAATCCAAATCGTCAAACAAG GATCAGCAAAGGGATTCTAAATCTGGGAAAGAAAACAAGACTGCAGAAAGGGAAGAAAG GTCAAAGCAACGAGAAGACCAACAGAAAGGAAATGATCAGGGTGAAATTGATGAAGTTGGAAAAGATAAACATCAATCTAAAGCAAAAGAAGACAGACGTGAGAAAGAAGATTCTGTTGGGCGTGAAGACAGGCCATCTGCATGGGATAGACCTTTGCGAGATGATGGAAAAGGAGAGAAACGATCTGACAGAAATCAACCACCATTAAAAAAGAAACGTGAAGAGTACAACGCAGACAAATCAGAGAGGAGACAGCCGTCTTCTAGAGCCCGTGAGTTCGTACGGGGCAGAGGTGGCAAAGTCTCAAGGGGAAGCAAGTCAGCAAGCACTTCTACTCGAGGTGGTCGAGGAGGAAGTAGAGATGGCTATCCCCGTGGATATGATAAGCGCGGTGATAGGGGTAGTTACAGGACAGACAGATCCAAGTCATTTGGTGGCCAATGGTCAGATCATGTGGATGAACTGGAATTAGAAGAGGAAATGCAGAGAAGGAGAGAAAAAGCTGAGGAGGTAGATTATGATGGCGAGGAAGGATCCAGATCACCTGAAGGCGCAAGAGAGCAGGCAGATTCTGGACGAATGAGAGATCAAAGAGAAAGAAAATCTGCTCCAGAACCAAAGCCATTCAGTTGGGAAAATCGAGCAAAAAGTATGGATCCTAAGAAAGAGGACAGTCTAGAAAGGAACAAACAATTGGAGGATGACAAAAAAACTGATGATGGTCAAATGAGTAGAAAAATGTCATCTGAGGAGAAATGGGAATCTAGAAATGGTCGAGGATCATTCCAACCCAGAGGTGAACCATCAAAGCGGGGGAGAGGAG GATCCTCTAGTATGAGAGGAAGAGGAAGAGGCTCATTGAGAGAATCTGGAGATAAGGGTGATAGAAGAAATTACTCAGCCCCATCAAAAGGTGGAGGATCGGGTCGTCCAGGACCCAGGGACGGGGGAGAGGTCTCAGAAAAAGGCCCACCTAG GAAAGATAACAGAAGACAGGAAAGATATCCCCCACCTCCACGATTTGCTCAGAAACGTGGGGGTTTAAACGAGAGGGGGAGGGGTGCTGAACGTGGTCGTGGCCGCGGCAGAGGTCGTGGTGGTAGTGCCCCTCCCACCACCTCCCTTGTTAAGCGACCACAGCTAAACAAGGAAAACTCGCAGGAAATTCCTGAGGGAGAAGAATGGGAAACTGCATCGGAGAGCAGTGATGTGTTGGAGAAGAAGGAAACAAAAAATGAGGGAAAGGACAAAGACAAGAGAGATTCTACAGGGAAAAAGTTTTCTAGTCAAAGACCTCAGAATGAAAGACAAGGCAGAAAGGGTGGACAAAATGGTGACTGGAAATCCAATGGAGATGTGTATCAAGGTAGAGGTGCTGGAAAAGAAAACGGTTCAAAAAACGGGATGAGTAGGGGTCATCAAAGAGATGGGCCCCGTAAACCTTACAGTTCCAACAAGAAAGACAGTAATGTATACCGTGTAGGTGAAGTGGTGCCTGATGATCCAAATGCTATTCAATCTGCCATCAACAACAGTCTCGATCAAAA AAACTTGTATGGCAGGAAAGCAGACCTTAGTGATGTCTCCAAGGCAGCAAAAATGGAGGAAAAGAAAAATGCATTAGCCAACATAGACATCAACAATTACGCAA GTGTGGTTGTAATTGATGAGGTTCCTGAGGTGACCAATGATGACCCTGCTTTCCTGTTTGAACAAAATGATGGTTTTCAAGAGGTCACCTCCAAGCGCACAATTAGAAGTAAGCAGAAAGCACAACAGGAAATAGAACTTATGAAGCAGAAGGAACTATCCAAAAAATCTGTCTCAAAG GTTGTTGTCAAACCGAAAAGTGCTCATGCCAAAGTGTTAAGTGTGGAGAAACAACCAAGATACAAAACCAGCAAACTACCTCCTAGACTGGCAAAGAAAAAGGAACAGATGGAGAAAGAAAGGAAGGAAAACAAGGGGTTTGAAATGAAGATTGAAAACTGGGACAATGAACTGGCCAACAATATTCCTTCTCACTCGGACGGCTTGGGGATCACTGCTGACCAGAAAG GAATGATGAACACGATGTCACAAGTGTCAACCACACAGATACCCAGTTCGATGACTATCCAGAGCAGCTCCATGGGATCTTTGGTGACAGCACCATTACCTGTAGCCAGTGCGTGGGGTGCTAAACCTCACATCTCCTATGCAACAGCCACTGGATCTGTGGAGAAACCAGAAAACCACGATAGTGGAGTTGATGTTAGTGACCAACCTAATTCTGCGAGCTCATCCACGCGAAGCTCCCCAAGTGCAGAAAATAAATTGAAGAATGAGAAG acATCCTCGATGACCCATCACTTGAGAACTCAATGTAAA GCAATTCATCCTGAAGATGATAAGCTTTCCAATGCAGAGAAATCTTCATTTGGATCACCTAAACCACAGAGGCAACCTAAG ATCACTAGAAGTGAAAAAGTCAGTGTAAAAGACACTATGGAAAAGCCAGATGGGATGAAAGCGATCAAGAAACCTGAGTCACTGAAAGATAAAGCCAGAAATGCATCTGCTATTGAAAAACCAGAACCTATTCAACTTCCTCCAAGCTTCAGTAAAGTAACAATG GATGAGTCCAATGAGATCAAGCTTGACTTCATCTATGATGATGATCTGGCCACCAGCTTTCCTGATAAATCTGAGCAGAAGACGAGTACAGCAGAGGAGGGTTCCCCTGTCACAGTGTCACTGTCTAGTGGGACGGGCAGTGACCACAATGCTGGGCCTGCTTCTCCTGCAGCCCAAGATCTGAACTCCAAAATAGCAGCGGTCAAAACCTTCTGGGAAAGTGATCAAACAACTGTCTTTGATGT AATGCCAGGTACTGCTGGATTAGGGAACACAGTTGCTACTTCTGAAACGGATCTAGCGAGTGCCCCATCATTTCATAGCTTTAGCTCAGACAACAATTTGGCAGGTCCTGACAGTTCTGGCTTAAATATAGAATCGGTTGTCATGTCTGTAGCTGATGATGGAAGCAGAGGTGCATCTAAGAATTTATCTCCAAGAATGCAGGatgcattaacatttaattcatCATCTATGGATGCTTCGATGGACAGCAAAAATGGGGAGCAGACCAAC GTTAAGCCTCAACAGCTACAGTCTCAGTTGGAATCTGACAGCTTGTCAAATAGTGCAGGGAGTGGAGGTATGCTAGGTGTGCCAACAGAGGACCCAAGTTCATCTCTTCAGTCCATGCTTTCCTCGCAACATCCCTTTGTGAGTTTCCCTATAGGAACCTCACAAATTCTGCAACAAGAAACAAGG TTGAACCAGTCAAACTTTGGGTATGGTCTGTCACAGCAGCCTCCTCCTATGGGTCAACAGTCATTGTTCATGACCCCATCTCAGGAGTCATTTCCAATGTCTCAGTTGTCAGCATACAACAGGAACCAACCACAGCAACAGCAGcaacagcagcagcagcagcatgCTCAGTTTGGACAAACGCCCCCACAACAGAACACCATCATGGTGTCGTCAGCCACTTCATCACTCATGTCAACCTCCATCAAGCCACCCAATCAAAACACAGCTTATG gAACAATTCCGAAGAATTTGGCCACAGGATCGTTGCAGTTTGGACAACAGATGAACAGCACCTCTCTTCAGCCCTCACAAATGTCTTTTATACAGTATGACCCCAGCACACTGTTTGGAAATCTAACACAGCCTGCTCAGAATGTTAATAATTCACAGATTCTCAACTCTCACGTTGTTCAACAAAG GGTGCAGCCTCATCAAGGAACCTCTTCCTTTTATCAACAGTCACAGCAACCCATGCAGCAAAGTTTCTTCTCAAATCAGCCACAATCAAATAATATTCAG CCCATGGGTAATGGAAATAGAAAAACAGGCGGAGAACAATTGATGTTTCAAGCTTGCATACTATCTGGAGCGCTGCAGCAAGCTGCTGCAGCAGGACCTCAATTCTCCATGCAAACCTTTGGAAATCAGACCAATAATCCAGTTGCAACAGGGCTCAGTCTCCCCCTACAGGCCTCCAATCCAGCTGCAGCCGTAGCTCAGCAGGCACTGGGTCTGGGGCATCAGACAAACGTCTCCAAAGTGTCACAGTTCAGCCACCCTTTGCAGCAGCCTAGCCAGACTCCAGTCTCACCTCAGAGCACACCT CTGAAGTCACCACCACAGAGCACGAACTTTGGTGTTGCATCATCTGTACAACAGTCACAAGGGGGATCAAAGTTCTTTGGTACCAATCAACTGCAAAATCGAGCTGGAAATCAGAGATACAATTTCACCAACAATACAGTTCACAACAACATTAATGCAGCCCAATTTAATCCGAAGATAAATCCATCATATGGTCAACACATGCAGTCTGGAg CTTCTGTTGTTCGACCACAAATGTTGATGAATACTGCCAATTTCCGGCCAAATGTTCCACCAAGCCAAGGAAGTTTTCCAAACCCAATACAACGACCTGGAGGACAGATGCCAAGCAATCCTCGACCTCCTCGTCCCCAGGGCAAAACTCCTGCCCCTCCTCCACCCCCACAAGAAAACAACTCAAAAACAGGGTCTGCATTCAAAGCCCAACAAGCTAAGGAGAGACAAGGATTGTTAGCTCATGCCCAGAGTTTCCTTAATCCACAGAACAAGCCTAGCATCAAAAACTTGCCAGCTAAAGCTGAAACTGCTGCAACTGAAAAGAAAGCCTCTCCATCTCCCAATGGTGGGGAACCGGACAGTAAACCCGCCACTGAAGTAACACAGTCGGGAGAGACATCCCAATAA